The Microbulbifer sp. TB1203 nucleotide sequence GCAAGCGATGCATGCCGATCGCTCCTGCCAGAATATTGTCAATCAAGCTGCCATAGCGCGCCTCACTGGCGACTTACCCCCGATCAGCACCGGTACCAGTGCCTACTGTAAAGCCCGCAAGAGGTTGCCACTAGAAATGATTTCCGAACTGGTTCGGTTCACCGGTAAGCTGACAAGCGCTACGGCCTCTGATCACTGGAAATGGCGAGGACGGCCAGTGAAACTGATAGATGGAACTACGACGACAATGCCGGACACAGTGGAAAACCAAAAGGTTTTCCCCCAGCAGCAGGCCCAAGCCCCAGGGCTTGGTTTTCCGATCTGTCGTATCGTCGGAGTTGTATGCCTGGGCAGCGGGACCATTTTGGATGCTGGCATAGGTCCTTATCGCGGCAAGGGAAGCGGAGAACAGTCGCTTCTACGGTCGATAATCGGTTGCTTTGAGGAAGGTGATGTTGCCATAGGAGACGCTTGTTATCCCAGCTATTTCCTGCTTGCAGAGCTTGTATCGAAGGGAGTTGACTGCATCTTTGAACAAAATGGGATGCGTAAAAAGTTGACTGACTTTCGTAAAGGAAAAAGGCTTGGCCCAAAAGATCACTTGGTCACTTATTGTAAGCCGAAGCAAAAACCGAATTGGATGACAGAAGATTCCTATCGTGCTGCGCCGGACTCCGTTACTATGCGTGAGATCAAGGTCGGCGGAAAAATTTTGGTTACAACCTTTCTCTCTGAAGGCGATGCACCAAGGAAAGCAATAAAGGATTTATACAAAAGCCGCTGGCATATTGAGCTTGATTTTCGCAACATAAAGACCACACTCGGCATGGAAATTTTAAGCTGTAAGACTCCAGACATGGTCATCAAGGAAATCTGGGTCTATTTTCTGGCGCACAATCTGATCAGAACAATAATGGCTGAGGCGGCATCCCTATCAGAAATTCTTCCTCGCCAACTGAGCTTCAAGCACTGTCTACAGCTGTGGCAGGCATGCCGTCAGCGCTCTTTTGATATCAGCGACAATGAGAAGTTGTTAGTGCTGTTGCATATGATTGCAAAAAATATCGTCGGTAACCGACCTGGCAGGATTGAGCCACGAGCGATAAAGCGACGACCAAAGCCTTATTCGCTCCTGATGCTGCCGCGAGAACAAGCGAGGGCGTATGTGAGAAAACATGGGCACCCTCCAAAGCAGCGGATGGGGCTGGCCGCATAAAATGTGCCGCACACTCAATAACTTACGCTTAAGTCAGTGCCATTCGGGTGTGGCCCATAAGCCCTATGCCGAAAAAGAAGTCAAAATGCTATTAATTGAACCGCAAGGCGTCTTAAATACTGGTGACGGAGATGTTAGTGAACGTACAGCGACTAATGACATATGGATATAGACCAGCAATCCGCGCGACAAACGCATGACTGCGACGTCATGTCTATCGCATTGCAGTAATAAAAAGGAATTATTCATGAACAAACTGCGCATTTTTTCTGTTTTCCTGATGCTCAGCATTTCGGGAGGTTGTGGAGCTAAAACTCCTTCTTCTATCGATCTTG carries:
- a CDS encoding IS4 family transposase, producing MHPNKKHASIQRCRIKKCAERTNSYDFFNLLTSKELFEIVEGLLPDHRERTFPPTETLSMFLAQAMHADRSCQNIVNQAAIARLTGDLPPISTGTSAYCKARKRLPLEMISELVRFTGKLTSATASDHWKWRGRPVKLIDGTTTTMPDTVENQKVFPQQQAQAPGLGFPICRIVGVVCLGSGTILDAGIGPYRGKGSGEQSLLRSIIGCFEEGDVAIGDACYPSYFLLAELVSKGVDCIFEQNGMRKKLTDFRKGKRLGPKDHLVTYCKPKQKPNWMTEDSYRAAPDSVTMREIKVGGKILVTTFLSEGDAPRKAIKDLYKSRWHIELDFRNIKTTLGMEILSCKTPDMVIKEIWVYFLAHNLIRTIMAEAASLSEILPRQLSFKHCLQLWQACRQRSFDISDNEKLLVLLHMIAKNIVGNRPGRIEPRAIKRRPKPYSLLMLPREQARAYVRKHGHPPKQRMGLAA